Proteins from one Juglans microcarpa x Juglans regia isolate MS1-56 chromosome 6S, Jm3101_v1.0, whole genome shotgun sequence genomic window:
- the LOC121236549 gene encoding uncharacterized protein LOC121236549 — protein sequence MESYTRDSTNKPQEEQNKGRPFMPICRLEPESVMHALWACFVVKDVWFVYSRRLQKMKVGFKSFKEVVEHVIATLSEEDVELFACIAYHVWRRRNIFLFEGKFENPSRLAQAALQLTKDFKEANDSKQTGVDPGRPIGTNSWSPPPMNVYKANRDALVDRVHNRMGVGVVIRNWEGLVTATLRSSRSLFPDVKLAEAMAALRAVLFCKQLGISRLLLEVDALNVVNDINKETMDWSSARLIIQDIKAEFQSLEYGSTQFISRNSNCIAHCLAKDALKLSQESLTMEGVPPCIQHLLN from the coding sequence ATGGAGAGCTACACACGAGACTCTACCAACAAACCTCAAGAAGAGCAAAATAAAGGAAGACCCTTCATGCCCATTTGTAGACTGGAGCCAGAATCTGTTATGCATGCATTATGGGCGTGTTTTGTAGTGAAGGATGTATGGTTTGTCTATTCTAGGAGACTTCAGAAAATGAAGGTTGGGTTCAAGTCTTTCAAAGAGGTTGTGGAACATGTAATAGCAACTCTCAGTGAGGAGGATGTTGAACTATTTGCCTGTATAGCTTATCATgtgtggaggagaagaaatatttttttgtttgaaggaAAATTTGAGAATCCATCAAGGTTGGCTCAAGCTGCTCTACAATTGACTAAGGATTTTAAAGAAGCCAATGACAGTAAACAAACTGGAGTGGATCCTGGTAGGCCTATTGGAACAAATTCCTGGAGTCCTCCTCCTATGAATGTTTATAAGGCCAATCGGGATGCCTTGGTTGACCGAGTACACAACAGAATGGGGGTAGGGGTGGTTATTAGAAACTGGGAAGGACTTGTAACAGCAACTCTGAGATCATCAAGGAGTCTGTTTCCTGATGTTAAACTTGCAGAGGCAATGGCTGCACTCAGAGCAGTCCTTTTTTGTAAACAGTTAGGCATTTCAAGACTACTATTAGAAGTGGATGCTCTCAATGTGGTCAACGACATCAACAAAGAGACAATGGATTGGAGCTCAGCAAGGCTGATTATTCAAGACATTAAGGCTGAATTTCAGAGTTTGGAGTACGGGTCAACTCAGTTCATCTCTAGGAACTCTAACTGTATTGCTCATTGTTTAGCTAAGGATGCACTAAAACTCTCTCAAGAGAGCTTAACTATGGAGGGAGTCCCTCCTTGTATCCAACATTTGCTAAATTAA